The following proteins are encoded in a genomic region of Oryzias latipes chromosome 17, ASM223467v1:
- the wrnip1 gene encoding ATPase WRNIP1, with translation MAAAESVRCPVCFKDFTNEDINGHLDACLLEGASDCSPSSTVETGPPEAKKCRTGADPVNQPGSSSSSSSSMADSQSSVVFSLFQTNKGKLRAREPSDGVSSQQKSPTAPALNRGLKRPLRETSRTPQRSQLPDAGISKAPMEPLLSRALFASNKPLAEALRPNTLEEYFGQSKAVGQQTLLRSLLESQEIPSVILWGPPGCGKTTLAHIIASASKKNGTARFVTLSATSASTSEVREVIKQAQNELRLCKRKTILFIDEIHRFNKSQQDTFLPHVECGTVTLIGATTENPSFQVNAALLSRCRVLVLEKLSVEAMSSILNRAIAMLGIKIGGQDSNNLKDGDQTDGSEAQVYIEQKALDTIAFLCDGDARIGLNSLQLAVQAQTSLQKQQEVVVTEEHIKEGLQRSHILYDKAGEEHYNCISALHKSMRGSHENASLYWLGRMLEGGEDPLYVARRLIRFASEDVGLADPAALTQAVSAFQACHFLGMPECEVILAQCVIYLARAPKSVEIYQAYSNVKACLRNHKGPLPSVPLHLRNAPTKLMKQLGYAKGYKYNPAFSRPVEQEYLPEELRGVNFFTWKGSHP, from the exons ATGGCGGCTGCGGAGTCAGTTCGATGCCCcgtttgttttaaagacttCACAAACGAGGACATTAACGGACATCTGGACGCATGTCTGCTGGAGGGTGCGTCAGACTGCAGTCCGTCCTCAACGGTCGAGACCGGACCTCCCGAAGCCAAGAAATGCCGCACAGGAGCAGACCCTGTCAACCAACcgggctcctcctcctcctcctcctcctccatggcGGACTCGCAGTCCTCGGTGGTGTTTTCCCTGTTTCAGACCAATAAGGGGAAACTGCGCGCTAGAGAACCGAGTGATGGGGTTTCCAGTCAACAAAAGAGTCCCACCGCTCCTGCTCTCAACCGGGGGCTGAAGCGTCCGCTGAGGGAGACGTCAAGGACCCCGCAGAGGAGCCAGCTCCCGGACGCTGGGATTTCTAAGGCCCCCATGGAGCCGCTGCTGTCCCGGGCGTTGTTCGCATCGAACAAGCCTCTGGCGGAGGCACTGAGACCGAACACTCTGGAGGAGTACTTCGGTCAAAGTAAAGCTGTGGGCCAGCAAACCCTCCTCCGGTCACTCCTGGAGTCGCAGGAGATCCCGTCTGTGATCCTGTGGGGTCCACCGGGATGCGGGAAG ACCACTTTAGCCCACATAATTGCCAGTGCCAGTAAGAAGAATGGAACGGCTCGTTTTGTCACTTTGTCTGCCACCAGTGCGTCCACCAGCGAAGTCCGGGAGGTGATCAAACAGGCGCAGAACGAGCTCCGCCTCTGCAAGAGGAAGACGATCCTTTTCATTGATGAAATTCATCGCTTTAACAAGTCCCAGCAG GACACCTTCCTTCCACATGTGGAGTGTGGGACAGTCACTCTCATTGGAGCAACCACCGAAAACCCATCCTTCCAGGTGAACGCAGCGCTGCTGAGCAGGTGCAGAGTACTGGTTCTGGAGAAGCTGTCGGTGGAGGCCATGAGCTCCATCCTCAACAGGGCAATCGCCATGCTGGGGATCAAGATTGGAGGGCAAGATTCCAACAACCTGAAGGATGGAGACCAGACTGACGGATCCGA GGCACAGGTGTACATTGAACAAAAAGCTCTGGACACCATAGCGTTTCTCTGCGATGGCGATGCAAGAATAGGGCTGAACAGTCTGCAGCTGGCTGTGCAGGCTCAGACCAgcttacaaaaacaacaagaggTTGTAGTGACAGAGGAGCACATCAAGGAGGGGCTCCAGAGGTCCCATATCCTCTATGATAAAGCTG GTGAGGAACATTACAACTGTATCTCAGCCCTGCATAAGTCCATGAGAGGCTCCCACGAGAACGCCTCCCTCTACTGGTTGGGGCGCATGCTGGAAGGCGGCGAGGATCCTCTCTATGTGGCTCGCAGACTCATCCGCTTCGCCAGTGAGGACGTGG GTTTGGCCGATCCTGCTGCCCTCACGCAAGCCGTGTCTGCCTTCCAAGCCTGCCACTTCCTTGGGATGCCTGAATGTGAG GTGATCTTAGCTCAGTGTGTGATCTACCTGGCACGAGCACCCAAGTCTGTGGAGATCTACCAAGCATATAGCAACGTAAAAGCCTGTTTGAGAAACCACAAAGGGCCCCTTCCCTCCGTCCCACTGCACCTCCGCAATGCCCCAACCAAGCTGATGAAGCAGCTGGGCTATGCAAAGGGCTATAAGTACAACCCAGCATTCAGCCGTCCTGTAGAACAGGAGTACTTACCTGAGGAGCTCCGCGGGGTGAACTTCTTCACCTGGAAAGGCTCCCATCCATGA